A region of Beijerinckia sp. 28-YEA-48 DNA encodes the following proteins:
- a CDS encoding Pls/PosA family non-ribosomal peptide synthetase, producing the protein MDMESAQRPSDTLALDAERAPASAVTGAEPTTTATAGSAVLSITPSVTLGPVRPDLLRNELLGELFAASAHEHPTRTCLIADGHKLTYRDVDRAAERLARGLLHHGAKPGAVVGLWMGRGADLLIAQIAITRTGAAFLPFDADVPAERVAECLADCGASALFTDPERKTRLAGLAADAILCPALTSAEIGSDETADIVSARALGCTPDDPAYLIYTSGSTGKPKGIVVTQRNICHYLRAANEIYGLTADDVVFQGASVAFDLSMEEIWVPYLVGATLFVATPQIMGETERLPDLMEANGITVLDTVPTLLAMLPRDINTLRIIILGGEACPPIIAEHWCKPGRRVFNSYGPTETTVVATIAEVHAGTPVTIGKPIPNYTCYVVDDELLIVPPGVEGELLIGGPGVARGYLNRDELTAEKFIANPFDSQANDARLYRSGDAVLLDDNGEIVFRGRIDDQVKIRGFRVELGEIEAKLVHRDEIAQTAVVLQNHDGVDQLIAFIVPERGATIDAKALRQDLQRVLPAYMIPARFEVLSELPRLSSGKADRNRLKKIELAPLTVAPDEQEEPATPTEAVLLDAAREVLPPQPIGFEADFFTDLGGHSLLAAKFISFVRRTPQLASITLQDVYAARTLRSMGEILDQRVRLAPPARDLTFTPSPLLRRFLCGLAQACVLPFILAVTTAQWLGVFVSYMLLTSASATLFEEIFSLLAVYACINVATVFLAIAIKWIALGRTKPGRYPLWGTYYFRWWVAQRFLALTHMKYFQSSPVMRFYLRALGARVGDDAIIAEIEAGAPDLLNIGDGCSIGGKVKFANARVEGNELIIGTIDIGADAYIGTSCVIENDTKIGAHAELHDLTAIAAGTEIGEAEIWDGSPGRRIGAVNVAALEAPAQASALRRGTFGVLYAVMLTLIPPLGLLPIFPAFWLFDRIDEWVMPGSGDRLAYLASIPIMAWPTAFVMVLVTVALIAIFRWIILPQVREGTYSVHSGFYFRKWTVALATEVTLETLSSLYATIYMRNWYRLMGAKIGKDAEISTNLSGRYDLVEIGEKCFIADEVVLGDEDTRRGWMTLRKVRTGARVFVGNDAVVPSGADIPTGSLIGIKSKPPTNPEMEAGCTWFGSPPIRLPVRQRFDTGSNWTYEPPRWKKFMRAVFEAVHISLPTMLFITFGTWAVEVLGPALEARDWFLMTVLFIACSIAISCAMMAVVIAVKWLTMGTYRPATMPMWSWWAMRTEAVAVMYWGLGARVLLDHMRGTPFLPWTLRLLGAKFGKGVWMDSTDITEFDCVKVGDYCAINALSALQTHLYEDRVMKVGRVELAAGVTVGAGSTVLYDTRVDAFAQLGPLTIVMKGEQIPGNSSWMGAPAVRMA; encoded by the coding sequence ATGGATATGGAAAGCGCACAACGGCCGAGCGATACGCTCGCCCTTGATGCAGAACGTGCGCCCGCTAGCGCTGTGACCGGAGCCGAGCCGACGACCACGGCAACGGCCGGGAGCGCCGTGCTTTCCATCACCCCTTCCGTCACCCTTGGCCCCGTCCGTCCTGATCTTCTGCGCAACGAATTGCTCGGCGAATTGTTTGCCGCCTCGGCGCACGAACATCCGACCCGCACCTGCCTGATCGCCGACGGCCACAAGCTGACCTATCGCGATGTCGACCGTGCCGCCGAACGGCTGGCGCGCGGCCTGCTGCACCATGGCGCCAAGCCCGGCGCGGTGGTCGGCCTGTGGATGGGACGCGGCGCCGATCTGCTCATCGCCCAGATCGCCATCACGCGCACCGGCGCGGCCTTTCTGCCTTTCGATGCCGATGTGCCGGCCGAACGCGTCGCCGAATGTCTGGCCGATTGCGGCGCCAGCGCCCTCTTCACCGATCCCGAGCGCAAGACGCGCCTCGCCGGCCTCGCCGCGGATGCCATCCTCTGCCCCGCGCTGACGTCGGCCGAGATCGGCAGCGACGAGACGGCTGACATCGTCAGCGCACGCGCGCTCGGCTGCACGCCCGATGACCCCGCCTATCTGATCTACACCTCCGGTTCGACGGGCAAGCCGAAGGGCATCGTCGTCACCCAGCGCAACATCTGTCACTATTTGCGCGCCGCCAATGAAATCTATGGACTGACCGCCGACGACGTGGTGTTCCAAGGTGCTTCCGTCGCTTTCGACCTGTCGATGGAAGAAATCTGGGTTCCTTATCTCGTCGGTGCGACGCTGTTCGTCGCCACGCCGCAGATCATGGGCGAGACAGAACGCCTGCCCGACCTGATGGAAGCCAACGGCATCACCGTGCTCGACACGGTGCCGACTCTGCTCGCCATGCTGCCGCGCGACATCAACACCCTGCGCATCATCATCCTGGGTGGCGAGGCCTGCCCGCCGATCATCGCCGAACATTGGTGCAAGCCGGGCCGCCGCGTCTTCAATTCCTACGGCCCCACCGAGACCACCGTGGTGGCGACAATAGCGGAAGTGCATGCCGGCACGCCCGTCACCATCGGCAAGCCGATCCCGAACTACACCTGTTATGTCGTCGACGACGAATTGCTCATCGTGCCGCCTGGTGTCGAAGGCGAACTCTTGATCGGCGGCCCCGGCGTGGCGCGCGGCTATCTCAACCGCGACGAACTGACGGCGGAAAAATTCATCGCCAATCCGTTCGATAGCCAGGCCAACGACGCCAGGCTCTATCGCTCCGGCGACGCCGTTCTCCTGGACGACAACGGCGAGATCGTGTTTCGCGGCCGCATCGACGATCAGGTAAAGATCCGTGGCTTCCGCGTCGAGCTTGGTGAGATCGAGGCGAAACTCGTTCATCGCGACGAGATCGCCCAGACCGCCGTGGTGCTGCAAAACCACGATGGCGTCGATCAGCTGATCGCCTTCATCGTGCCGGAACGCGGCGCCACGATCGATGCGAAAGCGCTGCGGCAGGATCTACAGCGCGTCCTGCCCGCCTATATGATCCCGGCCCGGTTCGAGGTGTTGAGCGAACTGCCGCGCCTGTCCTCCGGCAAGGCCGACCGCAACCGTCTGAAGAAAATCGAACTGGCGCCGCTCACCGTCGCGCCAGACGAACAGGAAGAACCGGCGACGCCGACCGAAGCCGTCTTGCTCGACGCGGCTCGCGAAGTGCTGCCGCCGCAGCCGATCGGTTTTGAGGCGGATTTCTTCACCGACCTCGGCGGCCATTCGCTGCTGGCGGCGAAATTCATTTCCTTCGTCCGCCGCACGCCGCAACTGGCCTCGATCACCCTGCAAGACGTCTATGCGGCGCGCACTCTGCGCAGCATGGGCGAAATTCTCGATCAGCGCGTCCGCCTGGCGCCGCCGGCGCGGGATCTGACGTTCACGCCGTCGCCGCTGTTACGACGCTTCCTCTGCGGTCTGGCGCAGGCCTGCGTCCTGCCCTTCATCCTGGCGGTGACCACGGCGCAATGGCTCGGCGTGTTCGTCAGCTACATGCTGCTCACCAGCGCCAGCGCGACCTTATTCGAGGAAATCTTCTCGCTGCTGGCGGTCTATGCCTGCATCAATGTCGCGACCGTCTTCCTCGCCATCGCCATCAAATGGATCGCGCTGGGCCGCACCAAGCCGGGACGTTATCCGCTCTGGGGCACCTATTATTTCCGTTGGTGGGTAGCGCAGCGCTTCCTGGCGCTGACCCATATGAAATATTTCCAGAGTTCGCCGGTGATGCGCTTCTACCTGCGAGCGCTGGGTGCCCGCGTCGGCGATGATGCGATCATCGCCGAGATCGAAGCTGGCGCGCCGGACCTGTTGAACATTGGCGACGGCTGCAGCATCGGCGGCAAGGTGAAATTCGCCAATGCCCGCGTCGAGGGCAACGAGCTGATCATCGGCACCATCGACATCGGCGCGGACGCCTATATCGGCACGTCCTGCGTCATCGAGAACGACACCAAGATCGGCGCCCATGCCGAACTGCACGACCTGACGGCGATTGCCGCGGGCACGGAGATCGGCGAAGCCGAAATCTGGGACGGTTCGCCCGGGCGCCGCATCGGCGCAGTCAATGTGGCGGCGCTGGAAGCACCGGCGCAAGCCAGCGCGCTACGCCGCGGCACCTTCGGCGTGCTCTATGCCGTGATGCTGACGCTGATCCCGCCGCTGGGCCTGCTGCCGATCTTCCCGGCCTTCTGGCTGTTCGACCGCATCGACGAATGGGTGATGCCGGGATCCGGCGACCGTCTCGCCTATCTGGCTTCGATCCCGATCATGGCCTGGCCGACCGCCTTCGTCATGGTTCTCGTCACCGTGGCGCTGATCGCCATCTTCCGCTGGATCATCCTGCCGCAAGTCCGCGAAGGCACCTATTCGGTGCATTCCGGCTTCTACTTCCGCAAGTGGACGGTGGCGCTCGCCACCGAAGTGACGCTGGAAACCTTGTCGTCGCTCTATGCCACTATCTACATGCGCAACTGGTATCGCCTGATGGGCGCGAAGATCGGCAAGGACGCGGAAATCTCGACCAATCTGTCGGGCCGGTACGATCTCGTCGAGATCGGCGAGAAATGTTTCATCGCCGACGAGGTGGTGCTCGGCGACGAGGATACGCGGCGCGGCTGGATGACCTTGCGCAAGGTGCGTACCGGCGCCCGCGTCTTCGTCGGTAACGACGCCGTCGTCCCAAGCGGCGCCGACATTCCCACCGGCTCGCTGATCGGCATCAAATCGAAACCGCCGACGAACCCGGAGATGGAAGCAGGCTGCACCTGGTTCGGCTCGCCGCCGATCCGCCTGCCCGTGCGCCAGCGTTTCGACACCGGCTCGAACTGGACCTATGAACCGCCGCGCTGGAAGAAGTTCATGCGCGCCGTGTTCGAGGCTGTGCATATCTCGCTGCCGACCATGCTGTTCATCACCTTCGGCACCTGGGCGGTGGAAGTGCTCGGCCCGGCGCTGGAAGCGCGCGACTGGTTCCTGATGACCGTGCTGTTCATCGCCTGCTCGATCGCCATCTCCTGCGCCATGATGGCCGTGGTCATCGCCGTCAAATGGCTGACCATGGGCACCTATCGTCCCGCTACCATGCCGATGTGGTCGTGGTGGGCGATGCGCACCGAGGCGGTGGCGGTGATGTATTGGGGGCTTGGCGCCCGTGTGCTGCTCGACCATATGCGCGGCACGCCCTTCCTGCCCTGGACCCTGCGTCTGCTGGGCGCCAAATTCGGTAAGGGCGTGTGGATGGACTCCACCGACATCACCGAATTCGACTGTGTGAAGGTTGGCGATTATTGCGCCATCAACGCGCTGTCGGCGCTGCAGACCCATCTCTACGAAGACCGGGTGATGAAGGTGGGTCGGGTGGAATTGGCCGCCGGCGTGACCGTCGGCGCCGGCTCGACGGTGCTCTACGACACCAGGGTCGATGCTTTCGCCCAGCTGGGGCCGCTGACCATCGTCATGAAGGGCGAGCAGATCCCCGGCAATTCGTCCTGGATGGGTGCGCCCGCAGTCAGAATGGCCTGA
- a CDS encoding tripartite tricarboxylate transporter substrate binding protein: protein MFKGANVYGALLAVGLAAASHQVQAQTPRDAAAHYPDRQVTLIVPFAPGGGTDILARLIAQKLEQAWGKPFIVENRPGAGGVVGAQAAARAEPDGHTLFLASVSNLSANPTLYKKLPYDPAKDFVPLALAAATPFVLVVNPALPVKSVADLIAYVKARPGQINYASSGPGVPHHLYIEMLSGMAGLQMTMVPYKGSLPALNDVAAGHVPLMMVDLGPALGAIQGDLVRPLAVSVARRIDVLKDVPPLSDTVPGFDASGWFMMAAPAATPRPIVDKLHDELTRLLATPDAAEQLLKAGLLPVPNRSVEDLRKYIADETARWGDVIRRAGIAGTF from the coding sequence ATGTTCAAGGGCGCGAACGTCTACGGCGCGCTGCTGGCCGTTGGGCTGGCGGCGGCATCCCACCAGGTACAAGCGCAAACCCCGCGCGATGCGGCCGCGCATTATCCTGATCGCCAAGTCACGCTCATCGTGCCGTTCGCGCCGGGCGGCGGCACCGATATTCTGGCGCGTCTCATCGCCCAGAAGCTGGAGCAGGCCTGGGGCAAACCGTTCATTGTCGAGAACCGGCCGGGGGCCGGCGGCGTTGTCGGCGCTCAGGCAGCGGCGCGGGCTGAACCGGACGGCCACACCCTGTTCCTGGCTTCGGTGTCCAACCTGTCCGCCAATCCGACACTCTATAAAAAGCTGCCTTACGATCCGGCCAAGGATTTCGTGCCGCTGGCGTTGGCCGCGGCCACGCCCTTCGTGCTGGTCGTCAATCCGGCCCTGCCGGTCAAATCGGTGGCGGATCTGATCGCTTACGTGAAAGCGCGTCCCGGCCAGATCAATTACGCCTCGTCCGGCCCCGGCGTGCCGCATCATCTTTACATCGAGATGCTCAGCGGCATGGCCGGACTGCAAATGACCATGGTGCCTTATAAGGGCAGCTTGCCGGCCTTGAACGATGTGGCGGCGGGCCACGTGCCGCTGATGATGGTCGATCTCGGGCCAGCATTGGGCGCGATCCAGGGCGATCTGGTGCGTCCGCTCGCGGTCAGCGTGGCGCGACGCATCGACGTGTTGAAGGACGTGCCACCGCTCAGTGACACTGTTCCGGGCTTCGATGCCTCGGGCTGGTTCATGATGGCGGCGCCCGCGGCCACGCCACGGCCGATCGTCGACAAGCTGCATGACGAACTGACTCGTCTGTTGGCGACGCCTGACGCGGCGGAGCAGTTGTTGAAGGCGGGCCTGTTGCCGGTGCCGAACCGCTCGGTCGAGGATCTGCGCAAATACATCGCTGACGAGACGGCGCGTTGGGGCGATGTCATCCGTCGGGCGGGCATAGCCGGTACATTCTGA
- a CDS encoding amidohydrolase, with protein MRRTTLLETLLVTCALTYTAFALTPAAADERKEAAFKIIDKNAKQIADIGDAVFFFAEPGMQEFESTKLLKDTLEAAGFTVELGGAGMPTNLWAKWGSGKPTILIASEIDALPEGSQTPGSIPRKPLVAGAPGHMEGHNTHAGVTLGAMYALKKVMEQYKLPGTIMLSLGPAEEQLASRPFLVRAGYLKDVDAGLIVHIGDNFTTGWGPQNYAAISATFTFHGKTAHGAMNPWDGKDAVDAVELMDIGFDKLREHLRPTYRAHRTIMNGGIQPNIIPDLGKIWWFVRDASAKAAQDNFDKLVKIGEGAALMTGTTMDPPDVIASAWPSLGNRPLSEALRKNMEAVGLPKWSEEEVAFAKEFQKANNQREVGLATALPPSGPRPQGFASNDIGDYTWNVPFGLMTFPGSVPGIGYHAWPAAVTPTSTMAHKGMVAAAKVMAATALDMLTSPELVQKAKAGLAEDTQETKYFSLLPDTAKPQTDLNKEVMDRLRPEMTKFYLRVSPRFE; from the coding sequence ATGCGCCGTACCACCTTGCTTGAGACGCTGCTCGTGACGTGCGCGCTGACCTATACAGCGTTCGCACTCACGCCCGCCGCCGCCGACGAGCGCAAGGAAGCCGCCTTTAAAATCATCGACAAGAACGCCAAGCAGATCGCCGACATCGGCGATGCCGTGTTTTTCTTCGCCGAGCCAGGCATGCAGGAGTTCGAAAGCACCAAGCTCCTGAAAGACACTCTGGAAGCGGCCGGCTTTACGGTGGAACTCGGCGGCGCCGGCATGCCAACCAATCTCTGGGCGAAATGGGGCAGCGGCAAGCCGACCATTCTCATCGCCAGCGAGATCGATGCGCTGCCCGAGGGATCGCAGACCCCTGGTTCCATTCCGCGCAAGCCGCTGGTGGCCGGTGCCCCCGGCCATATGGAAGGCCATAACACCCATGCCGGCGTGACGCTTGGCGCCATGTACGCGCTGAAAAAGGTGATGGAGCAGTACAAACTGCCGGGCACGATCATGCTGTCGCTTGGGCCGGCCGAGGAACAGTTGGCGAGCCGCCCCTTCCTGGTGCGGGCCGGCTATCTGAAGGATGTCGATGCCGGACTGATCGTCCATATCGGCGATAATTTCACCACCGGCTGGGGCCCGCAGAACTATGCCGCCATCAGCGCCACCTTCACCTTCCACGGCAAGACCGCCCATGGCGCGATGAATCCCTGGGACGGCAAGGATGCGGTCGACGCGGTCGAACTGATGGATATCGGCTTCGACAAACTGCGCGAACATCTGCGCCCGACCTATCGTGCCCATCGCACGATCATGAACGGCGGCATCCAACCCAACATCATTCCCGATCTCGGCAAGATCTGGTGGTTCGTGCGCGACGCCTCGGCGAAGGCCGCCCAAGACAACTTCGACAAACTGGTGAAGATCGGCGAAGGCGCGGCGCTGATGACCGGCACGACCATGGATCCACCCGATGTCATCGCCTCGGCCTGGCCGTCGCTCGGCAACCGGCCTTTGAGCGAAGCGCTGCGCAAGAATATGGAGGCCGTCGGCCTGCCGAAATGGAGCGAAGAGGAAGTCGCCTTCGCCAAGGAATTCCAGAAGGCCAATAACCAGCGCGAGGTCGGTCTTGCCACCGCGCTGCCCCCCTCAGGGCCGCGCCCGCAGGGTTTCGCCTCCAACGACATTGGTGACTACACCTGGAACGTGCCCTTCGGCCTGATGACCTTTCCCGGCAGCGTGCCGGGCATCGGCTATCACGCCTGGCCGGCCGCGGTGACGCCGACCAGCACCATGGCCCACAAGGGCATGGTCGCCGCCGCCAAAGTGATGGCCGCGACGGCACTCGACATGCTGACCTCGCCGGAACTGGTGCAAAAGGCCAAGGCGGGCTTGGCCGAGGACACCCAGGAGACGAAATATTTCTCGCTGCTGCCAGACACCGCCAAACCGCAAACCGACCTCAATAAGGAGGTCATGGACCGCTTGCGGCCGGAAATGACTAAATTTTACCTAAGGGTTTCTCCGCGCTTCGAATAA
- the mepA gene encoding penicillin-insensitive murein endopeptidase: MVPLILGHLAAGALAQDRGSVNPQPLPPLANPNSPTTPAKELFGRKPDPAPMAVRSIGFYSKGCLAGANALPIDGDAWQVMRLSRNRNWGHPALVAVLERISRQARQEGVWNGLLVGDMSQPRGGPMRTGHASHQIGLDADIWLTPMPNRTLNRSERENMSAVDMVRPDRLDIDPNVFSQRQVELVRIAAQQREVERIFVNAAIKKAMCRMATGNRSWLAKVRPYYQHNYHFHVRITCPAGSEGCTPQDPPPSGDGCDQLDYWFSDAVLHPKPNPNWKPRPPLTMAQLPDACRAVLNAK; encoded by the coding sequence GTGGTTCCCTTGATCCTGGGCCATCTGGCCGCCGGTGCGCTGGCGCAGGATCGCGGCTCGGTCAATCCGCAGCCGCTGCCGCCGCTCGCCAATCCCAACAGCCCGACGACCCCGGCCAAGGAGCTTTTCGGCCGCAAACCCGACCCGGCGCCGATGGCTGTCCGCTCCATCGGCTTTTATTCCAAGGGGTGCCTGGCCGGCGCAAACGCCCTGCCCATCGATGGCGACGCCTGGCAGGTGATGCGGCTGTCGCGCAACCGCAATTGGGGCCATCCGGCCCTGGTCGCGGTCCTGGAGAGGATCTCCCGGCAGGCGCGCCAGGAGGGCGTGTGGAACGGGCTGCTGGTCGGCGATATGTCGCAGCCGCGCGGCGGCCCGATGCGCACCGGCCACGCCTCGCACCAGATCGGTCTCGACGCCGACATCTGGCTCACCCCCATGCCCAACCGGACCTTGAACCGCAGCGAGCGCGAGAACATGTCCGCCGTCGACATGGTGCGGCCCGATCGGCTCGACATCGATCCGAACGTTTTCTCTCAAAGACAGGTGGAACTGGTCCGCATCGCCGCGCAACAGCGCGAGGTCGAGCGGATTTTTGTTAATGCCGCCATTAAGAAAGCAATGTGTCGGATGGCGACAGGAAATCGTTCCTGGCTGGCGAAAGTCCGCCCCTATTACCAGCACAACTACCATTTCCACGTCCGCATCACCTGCCCGGCCGGCAGCGAGGGCTGCACGCCGCAGGATCCGCCGCCATCAGGCGACGGCTGCGACCAGCTTGACTATTGGTTTTCCGACGCTGTTCTGCATCCCAAGCCCAATCCGAACTGGAAACCGCGCCCGCCCTTAACTATGGCACAATTGCCAGACGCCTGCCGGGCGGTCTTGAACGCAAAGTAA
- a CDS encoding potassium channel family protein, with product MADAASSPDTGLKRLRDALRKLYHGRSPAAVRFQLAVILVDLAIIAFFIASPVLRDEPAFLWLDYSIAALLAADIIARVLACTDIGRWLRQPTVWVDIFILATLLLPASLANLGFLRILRLWSLSRSGFLWRPFEQIGWREWRATGQAVVNLLTFLFIITGFVYTFFFRSNGGLSGYVDALYFTVATVTTTGFGDIVLPGVGGKLTSIVTMIIGISLFVRLAQSIFRPVKVHFPCPQCALQRHDPDAVHCKACGHILKIPDDGD from the coding sequence ATGGCCGATGCTGCGTCGTCACCCGACACCGGATTGAAGCGCTTGCGCGATGCGCTGCGTAAACTTTATCACGGACGCTCGCCGGCGGCGGTGCGCTTTCAGCTCGCGGTCATTCTGGTCGATCTGGCGATCATCGCCTTTTTCATCGCCTCGCCGGTGCTGCGCGACGAGCCTGCGTTTCTGTGGCTTGATTATTCGATCGCCGCTTTGCTCGCCGCCGATATCATTGCCCGCGTATTGGCCTGCACCGATATCGGGCGATGGCTGCGCCAGCCGACCGTCTGGGTCGATATTTTCATTCTGGCGACTTTGCTGCTGCCGGCGAGCCTGGCCAATCTCGGCTTTCTGCGCATCCTGCGGCTTTGGTCCTTGTCGCGCAGCGGCTTTCTGTGGCGGCCGTTCGAGCAGATCGGATGGCGCGAATGGCGTGCGACGGGCCAGGCGGTCGTCAACCTGCTGACCTTTCTCTTCATTATCACCGGTTTCGTCTACACCTTCTTCTTCCGTTCCAATGGCGGGTTGAGCGGCTATGTCGATGCGCTCTACTTCACCGTCGCGACGGTGACGACGACCGGCTTCGGCGACATCGTTCTGCCCGGTGTGGGAGGCAAGCTGACCTCGATCGTCACCATGATCATCGGCATTTCGCTGTTCGTGCGGCTGGCGCAGTCGATCTTTCGCCCAGTGAAAGTGCACTTCCCCTGTCCGCAATGCGCCCTACAGCGGCACGATCCCGATGCCGTGCACTGCAAGGCCTGCGGTCATATTCTGAAAATTCCCGACGACGGCGATTAG
- a CDS encoding DUF1428 family protein, with protein sequence MPYVDGFVVAVPKANIEAYKEMSALAGKVWMECGAQQYVECIGDDVPYGKLTSFPRAVQATEDETVVFSWIVYESREQRDAINAKVMADPRLAHGMENPPFDAKRMIYGGFTTLLQL encoded by the coding sequence ATGCCCTACGTTGATGGATTTGTCGTCGCGGTCCCCAAGGCGAATATTGAAGCCTATAAAGAGATGTCGGCACTCGCCGGAAAAGTCTGGATGGAGTGCGGTGCGCAGCAATATGTTGAGTGCATCGGTGATGACGTGCCCTACGGCAAACTCACCTCTTTCCCGCGCGCCGTTCAAGCGACCGAGGACGAAACGGTGGTGTTTTCCTGGATCGTGTATGAATCGCGCGAGCAGCGTGATGCCATCAACGCCAAGGTGATGGCCGATCCGCGTTTGGCGCACGGCATGGAGAACCCGCCGTTCGATGCCAAACGCATGATCTACGGCGGCTTCACGACTTTGCTGCAACTCTGA
- a CDS encoding LysR substrate-binding domain-containing protein — protein MSRRLPPLFSLRAFEAAARLGSITRAADELGRTHGAVSRQIRALQDHAGLALFDKAGTGIRLNPHGEKLRDVVAAALTALEQGWSRVLEDAQGQSLHVACSATFAMRWLVPHLAGFYRQHPDVRIRLSMTSAQEIRNQGADLVLAWDRLSYPAADQTRAIRIADVAFGPVCTLRYAFKVKRDHLECATWIVHDYTQRAWTVWQENSGFSVSHGAELRFPHTHLCIEAALSGLGVALVERRMVQEDLAAGRLIAPCGFVAFGDGLAIVPTSDRAGSPAAKAFIAWIEQELADSDG, from the coding sequence ATGTCCCGCCGGTTGCCACCGCTATTCTCTTTGCGGGCCTTCGAGGCGGCCGCGCGCCTGGGCTCCATCACCCGCGCCGCCGATGAACTCGGCCGCACGCACGGTGCCGTCAGCCGCCAGATTCGCGCCTTGCAGGATCACGCCGGCCTAGCGCTCTTCGACAAAGCTGGAACCGGAATCCGGCTGAACCCGCACGGCGAAAAACTGCGCGACGTGGTGGCGGCGGCACTCACCGCGCTGGAACAGGGTTGGTCGCGCGTCCTCGAAGATGCCCAGGGCCAAAGCCTGCATGTGGCATGCAGCGCCACCTTCGCGATGCGCTGGCTGGTGCCGCATCTGGCTGGCTTTTATCGCCAGCATCCCGACGTGCGTATCCGCCTCTCGATGACGTCAGCCCAGGAAATTAGAAACCAGGGCGCCGATCTGGTTTTGGCTTGGGATCGCCTGTCCTATCCAGCAGCGGATCAAACGCGGGCGATCCGCATCGCCGATGTCGCCTTCGGCCCGGTCTGCACGCTACGTTACGCCTTTAAAGTGAAACGCGATCATCTCGAATGCGCGACGTGGATCGTCCATGACTACACCCAGCGCGCCTGGACCGTGTGGCAGGAGAACAGTGGCTTTTCCGTCTCGCACGGAGCGGAGTTACGGTTCCCGCATACGCATTTGTGCATTGAAGCGGCGCTGTCGGGATTGGGCGTCGCATTGGTGGAACGACGCATGGTCCAGGAAGATTTGGCCGCCGGCAGGCTGATCGCACCGTGCGGCTTTGTTGCGTTTGGAGATGGCCTGGCGATTGTTCCGACCTCCGATCGCGCCGGCTCGCCGGCGGCGAAGGCCTTCATCGCCTGGATCGAACAGGAACTCGCCGACAGCGACGGCTAA
- the eno gene encoding phosphopyruvate hydratase: MTAITEIRASEILDSRGNPTVEVDVVLEDGATGSAAVPSGASTGLNEAHELRDGGARYHGKGVLKAVAAVNDDIAKALRGADASSQSSIDQIMIDLDGTPNKSRLGANALLGVSLAVAKAAAVSARMPLYRYLGGANARLLPAPGMNVINGGAHADNPLDFQEFMIMPLSAPNFSEAVRMGSEIFHTLKGGLSRAGHQTNVGDEGGFAPNVRCAKEALDMVTQAIVKSGYAPGKDVAIVIDPAASEFFEDGAYHYRGEGVVRSIDEQVQYLSDLVRDYPIISIEDPMAEGDAQGWKLVTQALGETCQLTGDDVFCTNLDLLKNGVRDGLANSILIKVNQIGTLTETLRTVEYAQKRGYTVVMSHRSGETEDTTIADLAVATNCGQMKTGSLSRSDRTAKYNRLMRIERELGNEAVYAGRAAFNINIPQRLLG, translated from the coding sequence GTGACCGCCATTACTGAGATTAGAGCCAGCGAAATTCTCGATAGCCGCGGCAATCCAACCGTCGAGGTGGATGTCGTCTTGGAAGACGGCGCGACCGGCAGCGCCGCTGTCCCCTCGGGGGCTTCCACGGGCCTGAACGAAGCCCACGAATTGCGCGATGGCGGCGCCCGCTACCACGGCAAGGGCGTGCTGAAGGCCGTGGCTGCGGTCAACGACGACATTGCCAAGGCCCTGCGCGGCGCGGATGCCTCTTCTCAAAGCAGTATCGATCAAATCATGATCGATTTGGACGGGACGCCCAACAAGAGCCGCCTGGGCGCCAACGCGCTTCTCGGCGTGTCGCTCGCCGTTGCCAAAGCGGCGGCTGTTTCAGCGCGCATGCCGCTCTATCGTTATCTCGGCGGCGCCAATGCCCGGTTGCTGCCCGCGCCTGGCATGAACGTGATCAACGGTGGCGCCCATGCCGACAATCCGCTGGATTTCCAGGAGTTCATGATCATGCCGTTGAGCGCGCCCAATTTTTCCGAAGCGGTGCGCATGGGGAGCGAGATCTTTCACACCCTGAAGGGCGGGCTTTCGCGGGCCGGACACCAAACCAATGTGGGGGATGAAGGCGGCTTCGCGCCGAATGTCCGCTGCGCCAAGGAAGCTTTGGATATGGTCACGCAGGCCATCGTGAAGTCTGGCTATGCGCCTGGGAAAGACGTGGCGATCGTGATTGATCCGGCGGCTTCGGAATTCTTCGAGGACGGCGCCTATCACTATCGTGGCGAGGGCGTGGTGCGCAGCATAGACGAGCAGGTGCAGTATCTGTCCGATCTCGTCCGCGATTATCCTATTATTTCCATCGAAGATCCGATGGCTGAAGGCGACGCGCAGGGCTGGAAGCTGGTCACGCAAGCCTTGGGCGAGACCTGCCAGCTCACCGGCGATGACGTCTTTTGCACCAATCTCGATTTGCTCAAGAACGGTGTGCGGGATGGGCTGGCCAATTCCATCCTCATCAAGGTCAATCAGATCGGCACGCTGACGGAGACCTTGCGCACCGTGGAATATGCCCAGAAGCGGGGCTACACGGTCGTCATGTCTCACCGTTCAGGCGAAACGGAAGACACGACGATTGCCGATTTGGCGGTTGCGACGAACTGCGGGCAGATGAAAACCGGCTCGCTCTCGCGCTCCGATCGCACGGCTAAGTATAACCGGCTGATGCGGATCGAACGCGAGTTGGGCAACGAGGCGGTCTATGCTGGACGCGCTGCGTTCAATATCAATATCCCGCAGCGCTTGCTTGGTTAG